Proteins encoded together in one Maricaulis maris window:
- a CDS encoding ActS/PrrB/RegB family redox-sensitive histidine kinase, with translation MSESEWDPYGGDAHLTPVFGRLRLRTLVMLRWLAVGGQTVTILIVHFLAGFELPIGFCLGLIAMSALVNTWLTLAVPPQKFARDWEAFAQLGFDVLQMCALLMLTGGLQNPFVVMLAAPIIIAVAALPPRWAGGVAIIAIAGTGAMWLWSLPLPWYGGVTLDLPGMYVFGLLVAIFIAVAFTAVYSWRVSQEGKRMATALAATQSVLSREQRLSALGALSAAAAHELGTPLATIQLTAKEMLREIEAGTPLSEDAELLVTQARRCRDILKRLGEVQEASDVRHDRIEFLAALEEASAPLRGLGPLVNVELADPADDDQPVLRRIPELIYGIGNFVENSVDFAVTRVVVEGRWDRSNIYIRVIDDGPGFSSDILSKIGEPYVTSRSGTPGQGGLGLGVFIAKTMIEKTGGVVRFDNAPAPGGAIVSIRWPRKRVEAPPSVS, from the coding sequence ATGAGCGAAAGCGAATGGGACCCTTATGGCGGTGATGCGCACCTGACACCGGTTTTCGGACGCTTGCGCTTGCGAACGCTGGTCATGCTGCGATGGCTGGCGGTGGGTGGTCAGACCGTGACCATTCTGATTGTCCACTTCCTCGCCGGTTTCGAGCTGCCGATCGGATTCTGCCTCGGCCTGATCGCGATGAGCGCCCTGGTGAATACCTGGCTGACCCTGGCGGTGCCGCCGCAGAAATTTGCCAGGGACTGGGAGGCGTTTGCCCAGCTCGGCTTCGATGTCCTGCAGATGTGCGCCCTGCTGATGCTCACCGGCGGCTTGCAGAACCCGTTCGTGGTGATGCTGGCGGCGCCGATCATTATCGCCGTTGCCGCCCTGCCGCCGCGCTGGGCCGGAGGCGTGGCGATCATTGCGATCGCCGGAACCGGTGCCATGTGGCTATGGAGCCTGCCGCTGCCCTGGTATGGCGGGGTCACACTCGATCTGCCGGGCATGTATGTCTTCGGCCTGCTGGTTGCGATCTTCATCGCTGTCGCCTTCACCGCCGTCTATTCCTGGCGGGTCAGTCAAGAGGGCAAGCGGATGGCGACGGCCCTGGCGGCGACCCAGAGCGTGCTGTCGCGCGAGCAGCGCTTGTCAGCTCTTGGCGCCTTGTCGGCCGCCGCCGCCCACGAGCTCGGAACACCGCTGGCGACGATCCAGCTCACGGCCAAGGAAATGCTCCGCGAAATCGAGGCCGGTACGCCCCTGAGCGAGGATGCCGAACTTCTGGTGACCCAGGCGCGTCGGTGCCGCGACATACTGAAGCGGCTGGGTGAGGTCCAGGAGGCCTCTGATGTCCGTCACGACCGGATCGAGTTCCTGGCCGCCCTCGAGGAAGCGAGCGCGCCGCTGCGGGGTTTGGGGCCGCTGGTGAATGTGGAACTGGCCGACCCGGCAGACGATGACCAGCCGGTGCTTCGGCGTATTCCGGAGCTGATCTACGGGATCGGAAATTTCGTCGAGAACTCCGTCGATTTCGCGGTCACCCGTGTTGTGGTGGAAGGACGATGGGATCGCAGCAATATCTATATCCGGGTGATCGATGATGGTCCGGGATTCAGCTCGGACATCCTCTCGAAGATCGGCGAGCCCTACGTCACCTCGCGGTCGGGAACGCCGGGTCAGGGCGGGCTCGGGCTGGGTGTCTTTATCGCCAAGACAATGATCGAGAAGACCGGCGGCGTGGTCCGGTTTGACAATGCCCCGGCACCGGGTGGGGCGATCGTGTCGATCCGCTGGCCGCGCAAACGGGTGGAGGCCCCGCCCTCCGTGAGCTAG
- a CDS encoding cold-shock protein, producing the protein MATGVVKFFNQSKGFGFITPDEGGDDVFVHISAVQASGLPGLSDGQKVSFETEPDRRGKGPKAVDLQLAD; encoded by the coding sequence ATGGCTACAGGTGTCGTTAAATTCTTCAACCAAAGCAAAGGCTTTGGCTTCATCACCCCGGACGAGGGCGGCGATGACGTCTTCGTGCACATCTCTGCCGTCCAGGCCTCTGGTCTGCCGGGTCTGAGCGATGGCCAGAAAGTCTCCTTCGAAACCGAGCCGGATCGTCGCGGCAAGGGTCCGAAGGCGGTTGACCTGCAGCTTGCCGACTAA
- a CDS encoding DUF1223 domain-containing protein: MKWLSPLLALAFSVTTLPAASAGEASTGADERPVLVELFTSQGCGLCPEANRYLGELDQRENVFVLAYAVSYWDMYGWTDTYARPEYVQRQRTYLPRLGVPRLYTPHFVVDGVTDAPGWEQDAVAHAVEDRLTAMPDSPVITISDGPFGSFRVGLDGEAPEAELDVWLVAYAPGWATVQVRAGENSGLDMLQYNMVKSLTYLGNWAGGPASFTGESFRRYATVAIVQGANGGPVYGYARVAPSETPGR, encoded by the coding sequence ATGAAATGGCTCTCCCCCCTTCTGGCGCTGGCCTTCAGCGTGACCACCCTGCCGGCTGCCTCAGCCGGCGAAGCGTCGACCGGCGCGGACGAACGCCCGGTCCTGGTCGAGCTCTTCACCAGCCAGGGCTGCGGCCTGTGCCCGGAAGCCAATCGGTATCTGGGCGAACTGGACCAGCGCGAGAACGTCTTCGTGCTCGCCTATGCGGTGTCCTATTGGGACATGTATGGCTGGACCGACACCTATGCCCGGCCAGAATATGTCCAGCGCCAGCGCACTTATCTGCCGCGCCTCGGCGTGCCGCGTCTCTACACACCACATTTTGTCGTTGATGGCGTCACCGATGCGCCGGGTTGGGAGCAGGACGCAGTCGCCCATGCGGTCGAGGATCGCCTGACCGCGATGCCGGACAGCCCGGTCATTACCATCAGCGATGGTCCGTTCGGATCCTTCCGCGTCGGCCTCGATGGCGAAGCGCCGGAGGCCGAACTCGATGTCTGGCTGGTGGCCTATGCTCCGGGCTGGGCAACGGTCCAGGTCCGGGCCGGCGAGAATAGCGGCCTCGACATGCTCCAGTACAACATGGTCAAGAGCCTGACCTATCTCGGCAACTGGGCCGGCGGACCGGCCAGCTTCACCGGCGAGAGCTTCCGCCGATACGCCACAGTCGCGATTGTTCAGGGCGCCAATGGCGGCCCGGTCTATGGCTATGCCCGTGTGGCCCCCAGCGAGACCCCCGGTCGCTAG
- a CDS encoding polyhydroxyalkanoate depolymerase — protein sequence MLYSVYELNRMAMTPWRAAANATRKMMRSPMNPMGETMAGRTMAAAAELFESVTRRYAKPEWMIEHTEINGQPVGISEEVIWSKPWCSLLHFQRDQDALIAARGTETADRKVLFVAPMSGHYATLLRGTVEAFLPDSEVYITDWQDARMVPVTDGRFDLDDFTSYIREMMTLLGPDLHVVAVCQPGPPTLAAIALMAEDDDANRPASMTFMGSPIDTRLSPTVPNKLAEEKPFEWFSGNLIHTVPAPNPGAFRRVYPGFLQLAGFMNMNLERHVDAHWNFYTQLVEGDGDSADKHRTFYDEYLAVMDLSEEFYLQTITDVFQEHKLARGEQMHGDRKVDPSAIKDVALLTVEGEKDDISGIGQTQAAHTLCSNLPETLRQDYIQPGVGHYGVFNGRRFREQIAPRMKTFMDEAGGAALKAR from the coding sequence ATGCTTTACAGCGTCTATGAATTGAACCGCATGGCCATGACGCCATGGCGAGCCGCCGCAAATGCGACGCGCAAGATGATGCGCTCGCCGATGAATCCGATGGGTGAAACGATGGCTGGCCGGACCATGGCCGCCGCCGCCGAGCTCTTCGAGTCGGTCACCCGCCGCTATGCCAAGCCGGAATGGATGATCGAGCATACCGAGATCAACGGACAGCCGGTCGGCATCAGCGAAGAGGTCATCTGGAGCAAGCCGTGGTGCTCGCTCCTGCACTTCCAGCGCGACCAGGACGCCCTCATCGCGGCACGCGGGACCGAAACCGCGGATCGCAAGGTGCTGTTCGTGGCCCCGATGTCGGGCCACTATGCGACCCTCCTGCGCGGTACGGTCGAGGCCTTTCTGCCCGACAGCGAGGTCTACATCACCGACTGGCAGGATGCCCGGATGGTGCCGGTCACCGATGGCCGCTTCGATCTGGATGACTTCACCAGCTATATCCGCGAGATGATGACGCTGCTCGGCCCCGACCTGCACGTCGTGGCCGTGTGCCAGCCCGGACCGCCAACCCTCGCCGCCATCGCGCTGATGGCCGAGGATGACGATGCAAATCGTCCCGCCTCGATGACCTTCATGGGCTCGCCGATCGACACCCGCCTGTCACCGACCGTGCCGAACAAGCTGGCCGAGGAGAAGCCCTTCGAGTGGTTCTCCGGCAATCTCATTCATACCGTGCCGGCGCCCAATCCGGGTGCGTTCCGGCGGGTCTATCCGGGCTTCCTGCAGCTCGCGGGCTTCATGAACATGAATCTCGAGCGTCATGTCGACGCGCACTGGAACTTCTACACCCAGCTGGTTGAGGGTGACGGCGACAGCGCTGACAAGCACCGGACCTTCTATGACGAGTATCTCGCCGTGATGGACCTGTCCGAAGAGTTCTACCTGCAGACCATCACCGACGTGTTCCAGGAGCACAAGCTGGCCCGGGGTGAGCAGATGCATGGCGACCGCAAGGTTGACCCGTCTGCGATCAAGGATGTCGCCTTGCTGACCGTTGAAGGCGAGAAGGACGATATCTCCGGCATCGGCCAAACCCAGGCCGCGCACACTTTGTGCAGCAACCTTCCGGAGACGCTGCGCCAGGACTATATCCAGCCGGGTGTCGGCCATTATGGCGTCTTCAATGGTCGCCGCTTCCGCGAACAGATCGCACCGCGCATGAAGACATTCATGGACGAGGCCGGAGGCGCGGCGCTCAAGGCGCGCTAA
- a CDS encoding transglycosylase domain-containing protein yields the protein MARRPGKSQAAQRARSAAPSRGQRRPARRKRARGSGFPWFRTAASLAIIATLILGGWLVSIARDLPDTDGLQAIERTATIAFLDHNGALIARRGSAHGHEVTIDELPDYLIDAVLAVEDRRFYSHPGVDFIGLGRAMFANLRAGRVVQGGSTLTQQLAKNLFLSPERTLRRKVQEMMLAFWLESRFSKDEILELYLNRVYFGGGAYGVEAASLRYFSRPASELGLGEAALLAGLLKAPSRYSPVNDAQRAAARATVVLDLMAQTGRITQAERMTAAQTPIRVSRGSSSQGAQYFIDWTAEQVRQIAGLDHGDLVVYTTLDVDAQRAAERAVSLILDDETLASGAGEGALVSLAHDGGVRAMVGGRSYARSQFNRAVLAQRQPGSAFKPFVYASAFEAGLSPEDRRTDEPVRIGDWAPQNYNDEYRGEMTLREGFIRSSNSIAVQIAEETGRGHVARLARRLGIESPMRVDRSLALGVFEVTPLELATAYTPFANGGLRAGAYGIERIETAQGEPLYVAPTRPGELVLDARTSARMRDLFLTNVREGTGRRAAVPGLVIGGKTGTTNEFRDAWFAGFNSELVTVVWTGNDDNSPTDRATGGGPPARIFQAYLEAAPRTGLGSRPDQPLTGMAGQLAIETANLPLSDQRAADAADDRDGQAEDPIGAFLAGLGGRD from the coding sequence ATGGCCCGCCGGCCCGGAAAATCTCAGGCGGCGCAGCGCGCCCGCTCGGCAGCACCCTCGCGCGGACAGCGACGTCCTGCGCGTCGCAAGCGCGCGCGCGGAAGCGGTTTTCCCTGGTTCCGCACGGCGGCTAGCCTGGCCATCATCGCCACACTTATCCTCGGCGGCTGGCTGGTTTCGATCGCTCGCGATCTCCCTGACACGGACGGGCTTCAGGCGATCGAGCGGACCGCCACAATCGCCTTTCTCGACCACAATGGCGCACTGATCGCCCGACGCGGCTCGGCGCACGGGCACGAGGTCACCATTGATGAGCTGCCGGACTATCTGATTGATGCGGTGCTGGCGGTCGAGGATCGCCGCTTCTACAGCCACCCGGGTGTGGATTTCATCGGTCTGGGTCGTGCCATGTTCGCGAATCTGCGGGCCGGCCGCGTCGTGCAGGGGGGCTCGACGCTGACCCAGCAGCTGGCCAAGAACCTGTTTCTGTCGCCCGAGCGCACGCTACGCCGCAAAGTGCAGGAAATGATGCTCGCCTTCTGGCTCGAAAGCCGGTTCAGCAAGGACGAAATTCTCGAGCTCTACCTCAATCGCGTCTATTTCGGCGGTGGTGCCTATGGTGTCGAAGCCGCTTCCCTGCGCTATTTCTCGCGCCCGGCCAGCGAGCTGGGTCTCGGCGAGGCTGCGTTGCTGGCCGGGCTGCTCAAGGCCCCCTCGCGCTACAGCCCGGTCAATGATGCGCAGCGGGCCGCGGCGCGGGCAACGGTGGTGCTCGACCTGATGGCCCAGACCGGCCGGATCACACAGGCAGAGCGGATGACCGCCGCCCAGACGCCGATCCGCGTCTCGCGCGGCTCGTCCAGCCAGGGTGCGCAATACTTCATCGACTGGACGGCTGAACAGGTGCGCCAGATCGCCGGCCTCGATCATGGCGACCTGGTTGTCTACACGACACTGGATGTCGACGCCCAGCGCGCGGCCGAGCGCGCTGTCAGCCTGATCCTGGACGACGAGACGCTGGCGTCGGGTGCCGGCGAGGGCGCGCTGGTATCGCTGGCGCATGATGGTGGCGTTCGCGCCATGGTCGGTGGCCGATCCTATGCCCGGTCCCAGTTCAACCGAGCGGTGCTGGCCCAGCGCCAGCCCGGGTCCGCGTTCAAGCCGTTTGTCTATGCCTCCGCGTTCGAGGCGGGTCTGTCGCCGGAGGATCGCCGCACGGACGAGCCGGTGCGGATCGGCGATTGGGCGCCACAGAATTACAATGACGAATACCGCGGCGAGATGACCCTGCGCGAAGGTTTCATCCGTTCTTCCAACTCGATCGCCGTGCAGATTGCCGAGGAGACCGGCCGCGGCCATGTCGCCCGGCTGGCGCGACGGCTGGGGATTGAGAGCCCGATGCGGGTTGATCGCTCGCTGGCGCTGGGGGTGTTCGAGGTCACGCCACTCGAACTTGCAACCGCCTACACGCCTTTTGCCAATGGCGGGCTTCGGGCTGGTGCCTACGGGATCGAGCGGATCGAGACGGCGCAGGGTGAACCCCTCTATGTCGCACCAACCCGGCCGGGTGAACTGGTTCTGGACGCCCGCACGAGCGCCCGGATGCGCGATCTCTTCCTGACCAATGTCCGCGAGGGAACCGGGCGCCGGGCGGCTGTGCCCGGTCTGGTCATTGGCGGCAAGACCGGAACGACCAATGAGTTCCGCGACGCCTGGTTTGCCGGCTTCAACAGCGAGCTGGTAACGGTCGTGTGGACCGGCAATGATGACAATTCCCCGACCGATCGCGCTACTGGCGGCGGCCCGCCGGCGCGGATTTTCCAGGCGTATCTCGAAGCGGCGCCCCGCACCGGGCTTGGCAGCCGCCCGGATCAACCCCTGACCGGTATGGCGGGCCAGCTCGCGATCGAGACCGCCAACCTTCCCCTGTCTGATCAACGGGCCGCGGATGCCGCCGATGACCGGGACGGGCAGGCTGAAGACCCGATCGGCGCTTTCCTCGCGGGTCTGGGGGGACGGGACTGA
- a CDS encoding aspartate-semialdehyde dehydrogenase — MGVKVAVFGATGAVGKEMLTILAERLFPAEEVHALASRKSMGVELSYGDTTLRCKNAETFDFSSVDLVLMSAGGDVSREWTPKITKAGAIVVDNSSAWRMDPDVPLVVPEVNLDALDGVKKKGIVANPNCSTIQLVVALKPIHDRVGIKRVNCATYQAVSGAGQAAMDELWVQTKGIYVNDSVNPEAFTKQIAFNVIPHIDVFMEDGSTKEEWKMMMETKKILDSKIKLFATCVRVPVFVGHSIATHLELNAPMSADEARNLLRESPGLMVIDKREDEGYVTPVECVGEFATFVSRVREDPTVENGLAMWVVADNLRKGAALNAVQIAEGLLNKGLLSH; from the coding sequence ATGGGCGTCAAAGTTGCAGTGTTCGGAGCAACCGGAGCGGTGGGCAAGGAAATGCTCACCATTCTCGCGGAACGCCTCTTCCCGGCCGAGGAAGTCCATGCGCTTGCCAGCCGCAAGTCGATGGGCGTCGAACTGTCCTATGGCGACACCACCTTGCGCTGCAAGAATGCCGAGACGTTCGACTTCTCCAGCGTCGATCTTGTGCTGATGTCCGCCGGGGGTGACGTGTCCAGGGAGTGGACGCCGAAGATTACCAAGGCCGGCGCCATCGTCGTCGACAATTCCTCGGCCTGGCGTATGGATCCGGACGTCCCGCTGGTCGTGCCGGAGGTCAATCTCGACGCGCTCGACGGCGTGAAGAAGAAGGGCATTGTCGCCAATCCGAATTGCTCGACCATCCAGCTGGTCGTGGCGCTCAAGCCGATCCATGACCGGGTCGGCATCAAGCGTGTCAACTGCGCCACCTACCAGGCCGTGTCGGGTGCCGGTCAGGCCGCAATGGACGAACTCTGGGTCCAGACCAAGGGCATCTACGTCAATGACTCGGTGAACCCCGAGGCCTTCACCAAGCAGATTGCCTTCAACGTCATTCCCCACATCGACGTCTTCATGGAAGACGGCTCCACCAAGGAAGAGTGGAAGATGATGATGGAGACGAAGAAGATCCTCGACTCCAAGATCAAGCTGTTCGCGACCTGTGTCCGCGTCCCGGTCTTTGTTGGCCACTCGATCGCCACGCATCTCGAGCTGAACGCGCCGATGTCGGCCGATGAGGCCCGCAATCTCCTGCGCGAAAGCCCTGGCCTGATGGTCATCGACAAGCGCGAGGACGAGGGCTACGTGACCCCGGTCGAGTGCGTCGGCGAATTCGCCACCTTTGTCTCCCGCGTGCGCGAGGACCCGACCGTCGAGAATGGCCTGGCGATGTGGGTTGTCGCCGACAATCTGCGCAAGGGCGCCGCCCTGAACGCCGTGCAGATCGCCGAAGGCCTGCTGAACAAGGGCCTCCTGAGCCATTGA
- a CDS encoding glycerophosphodiester phosphodiesterase family protein has product MRQIFMGIGILAGLAACTPAEDAQMPHVWTTLNGQAPLVIAHRGASGERPEHTLEGYTLAIEQGADVIEPDLVMTSDGVLVVRHDHYLSTTTDVADHPEFADRRRTQGDQTDWWVEDFTFEEIRTLRARQPWPQRDQSFNDQFLIPTFEEVLDLAAAHGVRTEPEVKVPGHFAAIGLDPLPELVRILRERDLDGADASTSIQCFEPEFLARLDGEVETPLLMLVFPMIELDPTADPLTPTVALADAAGFADGVGPSKSLIITPDGGDTGFVAAAHALGLAVHPWTFRDDVPVAEGVDVETELRQVYALGVDGVFADFPATALRVRSEMSGD; this is encoded by the coding sequence ATGCGACAAATCTTTATGGGCATTGGGATTCTGGCGGGCCTAGCGGCCTGTACACCAGCCGAGGACGCGCAAATGCCACACGTCTGGACGACGTTGAACGGCCAAGCCCCGCTGGTGATCGCGCATCGTGGTGCCAGCGGTGAGCGCCCGGAACACACCCTTGAAGGCTACACGCTGGCGATCGAACAGGGCGCTGATGTGATCGAGCCCGATCTGGTCATGACGTCCGACGGCGTGCTCGTGGTCCGCCACGATCATTATCTCTCGACAACGACCGATGTCGCGGACCACCCCGAATTCGCCGACCGACGGCGCACCCAGGGCGATCAAACCGACTGGTGGGTGGAGGACTTCACCTTCGAGGAAATCCGCACCCTTCGCGCTCGCCAGCCCTGGCCGCAACGTGACCAGAGCTTCAATGATCAGTTCCTGATTCCGACCTTTGAAGAGGTGCTGGACCTGGCCGCTGCCCACGGCGTGCGAACCGAACCGGAAGTCAAAGTGCCGGGTCATTTCGCCGCGATCGGCCTCGACCCCCTGCCTGAACTCGTCCGCATCCTGCGCGAGCGTGATCTTGATGGCGCTGATGCCTCAACATCGATCCAGTGTTTCGAACCGGAATTTCTCGCCCGGCTGGATGGTGAGGTCGAGACCCCGCTGCTGATGCTGGTCTTCCCGATGATCGAGCTGGATCCGACCGCGGACCCGCTCACCCCCACCGTGGCGCTCGCCGATGCGGCCGGGTTTGCCGACGGGGTCGGTCCGAGCAAGTCGCTGATCATCACCCCCGATGGCGGGGACACCGGCTTTGTCGCCGCGGCTCACGCCCTCGGCCTCGCCGTCCACCCCTGGACCTTCCGTGACGATGTCCCGGTCGCAGAGGGCGTCGATGTCGAGACCGAGCTGCGGCAGGTTTACGCCCTCGGTGTGGATGGCGTGTTTGCCGACTTCCCGGCCACCGCCCTGCGGGTTCGCTCGGAGATGAGCGGGGACTAG
- a CDS encoding SCO family protein, translated as MPRPVLWLLIAAPTVLLIAFFTLMLTDSSPSVERRAGVRTSGEALVGGPFELVDQTGATVTQDTYAGKLMLIYFGYTYCPDVCPFSLQIMAAAMDQLSEDERARIQPMLITIDPERDTVEQMASYVSSPAFPDGLVGLTGTEEQIASVARAYRVVYQRAEDAGSGDYLMDHTSIIYLMDGEANFVDVFTSGVDPRDLASRLQDFLEENPG; from the coding sequence ATGCCGCGTCCCGTGCTCTGGCTGCTGATCGCAGCGCCCACCGTTCTTCTGATCGCGTTCTTCACGCTGATGTTGACGGACAGCTCGCCATCGGTCGAGCGGCGTGCCGGTGTGCGGACGAGCGGGGAAGCCCTCGTCGGCGGTCCGTTCGAACTGGTCGACCAGACCGGTGCAACGGTCACCCAGGACACCTATGCCGGCAAGCTGATGCTGATCTATTTCGGCTACACCTACTGCCCCGACGTCTGCCCCTTCTCGCTCCAGATCATGGCCGCAGCCATGGATCAGCTCAGCGAGGACGAGCGCGCCCGGATCCAGCCGATGCTGATCACCATCGATCCCGAGCGTGACACCGTCGAGCAGATGGCGAGCTATGTCAGCTCGCCCGCCTTTCCCGACGGGCTGGTCGGCCTGACCGGAACAGAGGAGCAGATCGCCTCTGTCGCGCGGGCCTATCGGGTCGTTTATCAACGCGCCGAGGATGCCGGCAGCGGCGACTATCTGATGGATCACACCTCCATCATCTATCTGATGGATGGCGAGGCGAATTTCGTTGACGTCTTTACCTCTGGCGTTGACCCGCGCGATCTCGCGAGCCGCCTGCAAGACTTCCTTGAGGAAAACCCCGGATAA
- a CDS encoding sodium:proton antiporter: MIETGPDLTLTIALIAGSGVAAQWLAWRLRWPSIVLMMGAGLILGPIWAFVAGTPLVHPSAVFGDYLRPMIALAVAVILFEGGITLNFRELRDASGPVRRMVFLGYPLGWAGAVLALHYVAGLAWDLSAMIGALLTTTGPTVVLPLLRQAKLPGRIASVLKWEGIVNDPIGALSAVFVFEAIRQTALGQDWVQAGMALAFGALIGAALGYGFGAGLSRAFRRGWVPEPMKAPLVLASVLVCFSVADALANETGLVAVTLFGLVVANSRLASIEEMRRFKEGIASILVASVFVVLAADLAPADLLALNAWHFAFVGVFILVVRPVTVALATLGSGLNLKETAFVGVIGPRGVVAAAAAGHLAASLIEVGREDAAILAPLVFITIFISVFGCGFAVSPLAKLLGLSQSGPERLLIVGANPWSLGLADALKKAEVPVTIADTSWRRLRAARLAGHEVHYGEVLSEAADWQLEPARFSALLAASPNDAYNALVCIDYGPELGRSRVFQLSGFDGPIDAEKVEDDPRAIAFTARGRTLIRRGRGYDSLARDWWQGWRFRNTKLTDSYPLETYLKDVGDLPDLVIARMPNGSFHLLGSGRDAPAQPGTIIICFAPPELAVADSEADQLS, translated from the coding sequence ATGATAGAGACCGGACCTGACCTCACCCTGACCATCGCGCTCATCGCCGGTTCAGGAGTCGCCGCCCAATGGCTCGCCTGGCGCCTGCGCTGGCCGTCCATCGTCTTGATGATGGGCGCGGGCCTGATCCTTGGACCGATCTGGGCCTTTGTCGCCGGCACGCCCCTCGTTCACCCCTCTGCGGTCTTTGGTGATTATCTGCGCCCGATGATCGCGCTCGCCGTGGCGGTCATCCTGTTCGAGGGCGGGATCACCCTGAATTTCCGCGAGCTGCGTGATGCCTCGGGGCCGGTGCGCCGGATGGTTTTTCTCGGTTACCCGCTTGGGTGGGCCGGTGCGGTGCTCGCCCTGCACTATGTTGCCGGCCTCGCCTGGGACTTGTCGGCCATGATCGGGGCGCTGCTGACCACGACCGGGCCGACCGTGGTCCTGCCGCTCCTGCGGCAGGCCAAGCTGCCGGGCCGGATCGCGTCTGTCCTCAAATGGGAGGGGATCGTCAATGATCCGATCGGGGCCCTGTCCGCGGTCTTTGTGTTCGAGGCAATCCGCCAGACCGCGCTTGGCCAGGATTGGGTGCAAGCGGGTATGGCGCTGGCCTTCGGGGCACTGATCGGGGCCGCGCTGGGCTATGGTTTCGGCGCAGGCCTGTCGCGCGCCTTCCGGCGCGGCTGGGTTCCCGAGCCGATGAAGGCCCCCCTGGTGCTGGCGTCGGTTCTGGTCTGTTTCTCGGTTGCCGACGCGCTCGCCAATGAAACCGGGCTTGTCGCGGTGACCCTGTTCGGCCTCGTCGTCGCGAATTCGCGCCTGGCCTCGATCGAGGAAATGCGTCGCTTCAAGGAGGGGATCGCCTCCATCCTGGTGGCCAGTGTCTTTGTCGTCCTGGCTGCGGATCTGGCCCCCGCCGATCTGCTGGCTCTCAATGCCTGGCATTTCGCTTTCGTCGGGGTGTTCATCCTGGTGGTCCGGCCCGTAACCGTTGCCCTGGCGACCCTGGGTTCGGGCCTGAACCTCAAGGAGACGGCCTTTGTCGGGGTGATCGGGCCGCGCGGGGTTGTCGCGGCCGCCGCCGCCGGGCATCTGGCAGCAAGCCTGATCGAGGTCGGACGCGAGGATGCGGCCATTCTCGCGCCGCTGGTCTTCATCACCATTTTCATCAGCGTCTTCGGCTGTGGATTCGCGGTTTCACCCCTCGCCAAACTCCTGGGCCTGTCGCAGTCCGGTCCCGAACGGCTCCTGATTGTCGGCGCCAATCCCTGGAGCCTCGGTCTGGCCGATGCGCTGAAGAAGGCCGAGGTCCCCGTCACCATCGCTGATACCAGCTGGCGCCGCCTGCGGGCGGCCCGCCTCGCCGGTCACGAGGTTCATTACGGCGAGGTGCTGTCGGAAGCGGCCGACTGGCAGCTAGAACCGGCCCGCTTCTCGGCCTTGCTCGCAGCCTCCCCGAACGACGCCTACAACGCGCTCGTCTGTATCGATTACGGCCCGGAATTGGGGCGCAGCCGGGTCTTCCAGTTGTCCGGCTTTGACGGGCCCATTGATGCCGAGAAGGTGGAGGATGACCCGCGAGCCATCGCCTTCACCGCCCGCGGCCGGACCCTGATCCGGCGCGGCCGTGGCTATGACAGCCTGGCCCGCGACTGGTGGCAGGGCTGGCGGTTCCGCAACACGAAACTGACGGACTCCTATCCGCTGGAGACCTATCTCAAGGATGTAGGCGACCTGCCGGATCTGGTGATCGCCCGTATGCCCAATGGCAGTTTCCACCTACTGGGATCAGGGCGCGACGCACCGGCTCAGCCGGGCACGATCATCATCTGTTTCGCGCCGCCCGAGCTCGCCGTGGCTGACAGCGAGGCCGATCAGTTGTCGTAG
- a CDS encoding ActR/PrrA/RegA family redox response regulator transcription factor, with product MSEIEYELPEDKSLLILDDDAPFRTRLGRAMTSRGFIVSAVATVEEAKEVAKANPPAFAVLDLRLQDGDGLDVVKALHASRADCRVVMLTGYGNIATAVAAVKAGAVDYMSKPADADDIIKALLAHPEDKPEPPENPMSADRVRWEHIQRVFELCDHNVSETARRLNMHRRTLQRILAKRAPR from the coding sequence GTGAGTGAGATCGAATACGAACTTCCCGAGGACAAGTCGCTGCTCATCCTGGACGATGATGCGCCCTTCCGGACGCGTCTCGGACGGGCGATGACCAGCCGGGGTTTCATTGTGTCTGCAGTGGCCACCGTTGAAGAGGCCAAGGAAGTGGCCAAGGCCAATCCGCCGGCCTTTGCCGTGCTTGACCTTCGGCTGCAGGACGGTGACGGGCTTGATGTGGTCAAGGCCCTGCACGCCTCGCGCGCAGATTGCCGGGTCGTCATGCTGACGGGCTATGGCAACATCGCGACAGCGGTTGCCGCCGTGAAGGCCGGGGCTGTGGATTACATGTCCAAACCTGCTGACGCGGACGACATCATCAAGGCCTTGCTGGCCCATCCCGAGGACAAGCCGGAACCGCCGGAAAACCCGATGTCGGCAGATCGCGTCCGCTGGGAGCATATCCAGCGCGTGTTCGAGCTGTGCGATCACAATGTCTCGGAGACGGCGCGCCGGCTGAACATGCACCGCCGTACCCTGCAACGCATTCTGGCCAAGCGCGCGCCGCGCTAG